In a single window of the Papaver somniferum cultivar HN1 chromosome 8, ASM357369v1, whole genome shotgun sequence genome:
- the LOC113302228 gene encoding SCAR-like protein 2 isoform X3, with protein sequence MDTYEECRDPPDFHVLDKFDKGGPGSCVRRYSDPSYFKRALANSEMLSSVKGQREKKAQKSRKKGGRGRNGVSYSVSASGRIQSESPTSYSESSAAETISTVNMRSKSELGNRSKYFDPRIMEVRSTSLNMGNKLGYHEYVFDGSSSNQHEDQEDSELSSPRSNMQTDGTGSILAEEREKAEYYDDLSNRSSLAPSVRKSSSVTWDEKIEIVKPMHQKLHGLRINEKKASNALPLRSDLIKLEKRSPARSDIGAVRILSDFVNISGSVFYDNESDELESEADSYVDALNTMESEIETDADCQAKQEVELSFAKFKNEGVLDTKAAPTSDSNARTSESSDVETDTASYTFPNKPIPRNISRFVDSEDLSCAHPPQIYITSVNDPSSSGSNIPNSEGPLVGKNVNQSVKSGESQAPAKDSDAPSVTFWTNGGLLGLQPSKPPDYRETSTEIKCRSGTKNDKYPLPSETFVPKSRSDGLDMLVKAPEHEEKNHKCGTGYAGSEDNMNLNGGIMKQNIDSSAHFKPFRNKLEDALSEKNPMSLAKIEKSGDSHNNNVVQGNGLSETSRLKAGLVKLQDHHIRLEGRNRVAYQTSPEKNLKKPTDCRSPMNSTCSSPPLEHMKISVHPMNVSETSFLKLKFPDGKHLRESSEDFMFPTFQLLPELSNSLQGIGDESDDDTFYRSSPDMSEEHMSQCSASNSDQWDSDEIHGAGNHDPKLYDSLRRISSDESISSFFEHEGKKANDDTYRKPDGVPNNLNRIQSMPDGPVLDCQSFDVGSQLLSEHEQKMDSHPKDDLDLDLVLLYNSIPTPMRPGELAPPLPPLPPLEWRLVKPPTQENEEASVSKVAGGLKCIQVSETTLIQKPKPNQSEKIPVEITAAPPYSQHKQHMIGRSVTMQDSNGKGLNEREGLMQQIRSKSFTLRRTVPERSNLITGPTSNTKVAEMLQKANAIRQAFVGSDDGEDGSWSES encoded by the exons ATGGATACCTATGAGGAATGCCGCGATCCACCTGATTTTCACGTGCTTGATAA GTTTGATAAGGGTGGTCCTGGATCTTGTGTGAGGAGATATTCAGATCCATCATATTTTAAAAGAGCACTTGCTAACTCTGAAATGCTGTCTAGTGTGAAGGGTCAGAGGGAGAAGAAAGCTCAGAAAAGCAGG AAAAAAGGAGGGCGGGGTAGGAATGGAGTATCTTACAGTGTCTCGGCATCTGGCAG AATTCAGTCCGAATCTCCAACAAGTTATAGTGAAAGTTCTGCTGCTGAGACTATATCTACAGTCAATATGAGATCAAAGTCTGAATTGGGTAATCGATCCAAATATTTTGATCCAAGAATTATGGAAGTTCGATCTACATCTTTGAATATGGGAAACAAGCTGGGGTACCATGAGTATGTATTTGACGGAAGTTCATCCAATCAGCATGAAGATCAGGAGGACAGTGAACTATCTAGCCCCAGGTCAAACATGCAAACTGATGGTACTGGTTCTATCCTTGCCGAGGAACGAGAAAAGGCTGAATATTATGATGACCTTTCAAATAGGTCTTCCCTAGCTCCAAGTGTCCGAAAGTCATCTTCTGTAACTTGGgatgaaaagatagaaattgtgAAGCCTATGCATCAAAAGTTGCATGGATTACGTATAAATGAGAAGAAAGCTTCAAATGCACTGCCATTGAGGTCTGACCTAATTAAGTTGGAGAAAAGATCTCCTGCACGCAGTGACATTGGTGCAGTACGTATCTTATCTGATTTTGTTAACATATCAGGATCAGTTTTTTATGATAACGAGTCTGATGAGCTTGAAAGTGAGGCGGACAGTTATGTAGATGCACTTAACACTATGGAATCAGAAATTGAGACAGATGCCGATTGCCAAGCCAAACAGGAAGTAGAACTGTCCTTTGCCAAGTTCAAAAATGAAGGAGTACTGGACACCAAAGCAGCTCCAACCAGCGATTCGAATGCTCGGACATCGGAATCATCTGATGTTGAAACTGATACTGCATCCTATACTTTCCCGAATAAGCCAATACCACGGAATATTTCCAGATTTGTTGATTCAGAGGATTTGAGCTGTGCACATCCACCCCAAATCTACATCACTTCTGTCAATGATCCATCCTCTTCAGGCTCTAACATTCCAAATTCAGAAGGCCCATTAGTAGGTAAAAATGTTAACCAGTCCGTAAAGTCTGGCGAATCACAGGCACCTGCTAAAGATTCTGATGCACCGTCGGTAACATTTTGGACAAACGGAGGCCTCTTGGGGCTTCAGCCATCAAAACCTCCAGATTATCGCGAGACAAGCACTGAGATTAAGTGTAGGAGTGGTACTAAGAATGATAAATATCCTCTTCCAAGTGAAACCTTTGTCCCCAAGTCTCGTTCTGATGGGTTGGATATGCTAGTTAAGGCGCCTGAACATGAAGAGAAGAACCACAAATGTGGCACAGGTTATGCTGGTTCTGAGGATAATATGAACCTAAATGGTGGTATCATGAAACAGAATATTGATAGCTCTGCCCATTTTAAACCATTCCGTAATAAGCTTGAAGATGCTTTGTCGGAAAAGAACCCAATGTCACTAGCCAAGATTGAGAAATCTGGTGATTCACACAATAACAATGTGGTTCAGGGGAATGGGTTGTCAGAAACTAGTAGGCTGAAAGCTGGCCTTGTGAAGTTGCAGGATCATCACATTAGGCTAGAAGGCCGAAACAGAGTTGCATATCAAACCTCTCCCGAGAAGAATCTTAAGAAACCGACTGACTGCAGATCTCCGATGAACTCGACCTGTTCTTCACCACCACTAGAACACATGAAGATCTCTGTTCACCCCATGAATGTATCAGAAACTTCTTTTCTGAAGCTAAAATTTCCTGATGGGAAACATCTTCGTGAAAGCAGTGAGGATTTTATGTTTCCTACTTTCCAGTTACTTCCGGAGCTTTCTAATTCTCTACAGGGTATTGGTGATGAATCTGATGATGACACATTCTATAGATCATCTCCGGACATGTCTGAGGAACATATGAGCCAGTGCTCAGCTTCAAACTCTGACCAGTGGGATTCTGATGAAATACATGGAGCTGGTAATCATGACCCTAAGTTATATGATTCTTTACGTAGAATTTCATCAGATGAATCCATATCTAGCTTTTTTGAACATGAGGGGAAAAAAGCTAATGACGACACCTATCGAAAACCTGATGGAGTTCCCAACAATTTGAACAGAATTCAATCAATGCCAGATGGTCCTGTACTTGATTGTCAAAGTTTTGATGTTGGGAGCCAGTTATTAAGTGAGCATGAACAGAAGATGGACTCTCATCCGAAAGACGACCTGGATTTAGATTTGGTCTTGCTGTATAATAGCATACCAACTCCAATGCGTCCTGGTGAACTCGCCCCACCACTACCTCCACTTCCTCCATTGGAATGGAGATTAGTGAAACCCCCTACTCAAGAAAATGAAGAAGCTTCTGTATCTAAAGTTGCCGGTGGTTTAAAATGTATACAAGTTTCAGAAACTACTCTTATCCAGAAACCTAAGCCAAATCAGTCCGAAAAAATTCCGGTTGAGATCACTGCAGCTCCACCATACAGCCAG CATAAGCAACATATGATTGGTAGAAGTGTAACTATGCAGGATTCAAATGGCAAGGGTCTGAATGAAAGGGAGGGTTTAATGCAACAAATCAGAAGCAAG TCTTTCACCCTCAGGCGCACAGTACCAGAGAGGTCAAACCTCATCACAGGTCCCACTTCCAACACCAAAGTTGCTGAAATGCTACAGAAGGCAAATGCAATCCGCCAG GCATTCGTGGGTAGTGATGACGGAGAAGATGGAAGCTGGAGTGAAAGTTGA
- the LOC113302228 gene encoding protein SCAR3-like isoform X1, with the protein MPLVRFEVKNEYGLGSEEMYRRRGGVSDEDPKAILEGLTVAGLVGILRQLGDLAEFASEIFHDLQEEVMVTAARSHKMIARVKNLEASIPPVEKAILAQKSHIHFAYIDGTEWHPKIQTRKNQIVYSYLPRFIMDTYEECRDPPDFHVLDKFDKGGPGSCVRRYSDPSYFKRALANSEMLSSVKGQREKKAQKSRKKGGRGRNGVSYSVSASGRIQSESPTSYSESSAAETISTVNMRSKSELGNRSKYFDPRIMEVRSTSLNMGNKLGYHEYVFDGSSSNQHEDQEDSELSSPRSNMQTDGTGSILAEEREKAEYYDDLSNRSSLAPSVRKSSSVTWDEKIEIVKPMHQKLHGLRINEKKASNALPLRSDLIKLEKRSPARSDIGAVRILSDFVNISGSVFYDNESDELESEADSYVDALNTMESEIETDADCQAKQEVELSFAKFKNEGVLDTKAAPTSDSNARTSESSDVETDTASYTFPNKPIPRNISRFVDSEDLSCAHPPQIYITSVNDPSSSGSNIPNSEGPLVGKNVNQSVKSGESQAPAKDSDAPSVTFWTNGGLLGLQPSKPPDYRETSTEIKCRSGTKNDKYPLPSETFVPKSRSDGLDMLVKAPEHEEKNHKCGTGYAGSEDNMNLNGGIMKQNIDSSAHFKPFRNKLEDALSEKNPMSLAKIEKSGDSHNNNVVQGNGLSETSRLKAGLVKLQDHHIRLEGRNRVAYQTSPEKNLKKPTDCRSPMNSTCSSPPLEHMKISVHPMNVSETSFLKLKFPDGKHLRESSEDFMFPTFQLLPELSNSLQGIGDESDDDTFYRSSPDMSEEHMSQCSASNSDQWDSDEIHGAGNHDPKLYDSLRRISSDESISSFFEHEGKKANDDTYRKPDGVPNNLNRIQSMPDGPVLDCQSFDVGSQLLSEHEQKMDSHPKDDLDLDLVLLYNSIPTPMRPGELAPPLPPLPPLEWRLVKPPTQENEEASVSKVAGGLKCIQVSETTLIQKPKPNQSEKIPVEITAAPPYSQHKQHMIGRSVTMQDSNGKGLNEREGLMQQIRSKSFTLRRTVPERSNLITGPTSNTKVAEMLQKANAIRQAFVGSDDGEDGSWSES; encoded by the exons ATGCCTTTGGTAAGATTTGAAGTAAAGAATGAGTATGGATTGGGTTCAGAAGAGATGtacagaagaagaggaggagtaaGTGATGAAGATCCTAAAGCTATACTTGAAGGTCTTACTGTGGCTGGTCTTGTTGGGATCCTAAGACAATTAGGTGATCTTGCTGA GTTTGCATCAGAGATTTTCCATGATTTGCAAGAGGAAGTGATGGTGACAGCTGCTAGAAGTCATAAAATGATAGCTCGTGTAAAAAACCTGGAAGCATCCATCCCACCAGTTGAGAAGGCTATTCTCGCCCAAAAGAGCCACATTCATTTTGCTTACATAGATG GTACTGAATGGCATCCCAAAATTCAAACTCGCAAAAATCAAATCGTCTATAGTTACTTGCCACGATTCATCATGGATACCTATGAGGAATGCCGCGATCCACCTGATTTTCACGTGCTTGATAA GTTTGATAAGGGTGGTCCTGGATCTTGTGTGAGGAGATATTCAGATCCATCATATTTTAAAAGAGCACTTGCTAACTCTGAAATGCTGTCTAGTGTGAAGGGTCAGAGGGAGAAGAAAGCTCAGAAAAGCAGG AAAAAAGGAGGGCGGGGTAGGAATGGAGTATCTTACAGTGTCTCGGCATCTGGCAG AATTCAGTCCGAATCTCCAACAAGTTATAGTGAAAGTTCTGCTGCTGAGACTATATCTACAGTCAATATGAGATCAAAGTCTGAATTGGGTAATCGATCCAAATATTTTGATCCAAGAATTATGGAAGTTCGATCTACATCTTTGAATATGGGAAACAAGCTGGGGTACCATGAGTATGTATTTGACGGAAGTTCATCCAATCAGCATGAAGATCAGGAGGACAGTGAACTATCTAGCCCCAGGTCAAACATGCAAACTGATGGTACTGGTTCTATCCTTGCCGAGGAACGAGAAAAGGCTGAATATTATGATGACCTTTCAAATAGGTCTTCCCTAGCTCCAAGTGTCCGAAAGTCATCTTCTGTAACTTGGgatgaaaagatagaaattgtgAAGCCTATGCATCAAAAGTTGCATGGATTACGTATAAATGAGAAGAAAGCTTCAAATGCACTGCCATTGAGGTCTGACCTAATTAAGTTGGAGAAAAGATCTCCTGCACGCAGTGACATTGGTGCAGTACGTATCTTATCTGATTTTGTTAACATATCAGGATCAGTTTTTTATGATAACGAGTCTGATGAGCTTGAAAGTGAGGCGGACAGTTATGTAGATGCACTTAACACTATGGAATCAGAAATTGAGACAGATGCCGATTGCCAAGCCAAACAGGAAGTAGAACTGTCCTTTGCCAAGTTCAAAAATGAAGGAGTACTGGACACCAAAGCAGCTCCAACCAGCGATTCGAATGCTCGGACATCGGAATCATCTGATGTTGAAACTGATACTGCATCCTATACTTTCCCGAATAAGCCAATACCACGGAATATTTCCAGATTTGTTGATTCAGAGGATTTGAGCTGTGCACATCCACCCCAAATCTACATCACTTCTGTCAATGATCCATCCTCTTCAGGCTCTAACATTCCAAATTCAGAAGGCCCATTAGTAGGTAAAAATGTTAACCAGTCCGTAAAGTCTGGCGAATCACAGGCACCTGCTAAAGATTCTGATGCACCGTCGGTAACATTTTGGACAAACGGAGGCCTCTTGGGGCTTCAGCCATCAAAACCTCCAGATTATCGCGAGACAAGCACTGAGATTAAGTGTAGGAGTGGTACTAAGAATGATAAATATCCTCTTCCAAGTGAAACCTTTGTCCCCAAGTCTCGTTCTGATGGGTTGGATATGCTAGTTAAGGCGCCTGAACATGAAGAGAAGAACCACAAATGTGGCACAGGTTATGCTGGTTCTGAGGATAATATGAACCTAAATGGTGGTATCATGAAACAGAATATTGATAGCTCTGCCCATTTTAAACCATTCCGTAATAAGCTTGAAGATGCTTTGTCGGAAAAGAACCCAATGTCACTAGCCAAGATTGAGAAATCTGGTGATTCACACAATAACAATGTGGTTCAGGGGAATGGGTTGTCAGAAACTAGTAGGCTGAAAGCTGGCCTTGTGAAGTTGCAGGATCATCACATTAGGCTAGAAGGCCGAAACAGAGTTGCATATCAAACCTCTCCCGAGAAGAATCTTAAGAAACCGACTGACTGCAGATCTCCGATGAACTCGACCTGTTCTTCACCACCACTAGAACACATGAAGATCTCTGTTCACCCCATGAATGTATCAGAAACTTCTTTTCTGAAGCTAAAATTTCCTGATGGGAAACATCTTCGTGAAAGCAGTGAGGATTTTATGTTTCCTACTTTCCAGTTACTTCCGGAGCTTTCTAATTCTCTACAGGGTATTGGTGATGAATCTGATGATGACACATTCTATAGATCATCTCCGGACATGTCTGAGGAACATATGAGCCAGTGCTCAGCTTCAAACTCTGACCAGTGGGATTCTGATGAAATACATGGAGCTGGTAATCATGACCCTAAGTTATATGATTCTTTACGTAGAATTTCATCAGATGAATCCATATCTAGCTTTTTTGAACATGAGGGGAAAAAAGCTAATGACGACACCTATCGAAAACCTGATGGAGTTCCCAACAATTTGAACAGAATTCAATCAATGCCAGATGGTCCTGTACTTGATTGTCAAAGTTTTGATGTTGGGAGCCAGTTATTAAGTGAGCATGAACAGAAGATGGACTCTCATCCGAAAGACGACCTGGATTTAGATTTGGTCTTGCTGTATAATAGCATACCAACTCCAATGCGTCCTGGTGAACTCGCCCCACCACTACCTCCACTTCCTCCATTGGAATGGAGATTAGTGAAACCCCCTACTCAAGAAAATGAAGAAGCTTCTGTATCTAAAGTTGCCGGTGGTTTAAAATGTATACAAGTTTCAGAAACTACTCTTATCCAGAAACCTAAGCCAAATCAGTCCGAAAAAATTCCGGTTGAGATCACTGCAGCTCCACCATACAGCCAG CATAAGCAACATATGATTGGTAGAAGTGTAACTATGCAGGATTCAAATGGCAAGGGTCTGAATGAAAGGGAGGGTTTAATGCAACAAATCAGAAGCAAG TCTTTCACCCTCAGGCGCACAGTACCAGAGAGGTCAAACCTCATCACAGGTCCCACTTCCAACACCAAAGTTGCTGAAATGCTACAGAAGGCAAATGCAATCCGCCAG GCATTCGTGGGTAGTGATGACGGAGAAGATGGAAGCTGGAGTGAAAGTTGA
- the LOC113304369 gene encoding putative HVA22-like protein g translates to MMGSFLTRGLIMAFGYAYPAYECYKVVEKNKPEIEQLRFWCQYWILVAMLTIFERLADIFVSWVPMYCEAKFALFIYLWYPKTKGATYVYDSFFRPYIAQHEKEIDRNLLELKTSAGDLAIVYGQKAVAYGQTRFFEIMHYIASQTTSRPRLSQQQQAIDVHEPPPYVRPRAPATPAAQQPSRTSSTGAAEHQQEPAQETDPKSPTPSVPAAFHPLDALFSRDTNDMEAETSKNQPVPSAATYENSNETQQDIFMDEAIQETRARLRNTGIRQ, encoded by the coding sequence ATGATGGGATCATTTCTGACCAGAGGGCTCATTATGGCTTTTGGATATGCATATCCAGCTTATGAGTGCTATAAAGTCGTAGAAAAGAACAAACCAGAGATTGAGCAACTTCGATTTTGGTGCCAATACTGGATCTTAGTCGCAATGCTTACTATTTTTGAAAGGCTAGCAGACATTTTCGTTTCATGGGTGCCAATGTACTGTGAAGCCAAGTTTGCCTTGTTCATATATTTGTGGTATCCTAAAACGAAGGGGGCAACgtatgtttatgattcttttttTCGCCCATATATTGCACAGCATGAGAAGGAAATTGATCGCAACCTACTGGAGCTAAAGACTAGTGCCGGAGACTTGGCAATTGTTTATGGCCAAAAGGCTGTGGCCTATGGCCAGACAAGATTTTTTGAGATTATGCATTATATTGCTTCACAGACAACCTCTAGACCTCGTCTATCGCAGCAGCAACAGGCTATAGATGTTCATGAACCTCCTCCGTATGTAAGACCTCGGGCACCAGCTACCCCCGCTGCACAACAGCCGTCACGTACTTCCAGTACTGGTGCGGCTGAACATCAACAGGAGCCAGCTCAAGAGACCGATCCAAAATCTCCGACACCCTCGGTACCTGCAGCCTTCCATCCACTTGATGCACTATTCTCCCGTGATACTAATGACATGGAAGCAGAAACAAGTAAGAACCAACCAGTTCCATCTGCGGCAACTTATGAAAATTCAAACGAAACTCAGCAAGACATATTCATGGATGAGGCCATTCAAGAGACACGTGCCAGGTTGAGGAATACCGGAATCCGACAATAA
- the LOC113302228 gene encoding protein SCAR3-like isoform X2 yields MPLVRFEVKNEYGLGSEEMYRRRGGVSDEDPKAILEGLTVAGLVGILRQLGDLAEFASEIFHDLQEEVMVTAARSHKMIARVKNLEASIPPVEKAILAQKSHIHFAYIDGTEWHPKIQTRKNQIVYSYLPRFIMDTYEECRDPPDFHVLDKFDKGGPGSCVRRYSDPSYFKRALANSEMLSSVKGQREKKAQKSRKKGGRGRNGVSYSVSASGRIQSESPTSYSESSAAETISTVNMRSKSELGNRSKYFDPRIMEVRSTSLNMGNKLGYHEYVFDGSSSNQHEDQEDSELSSPRSNMQTDGTGSILAEEREKAEYYDDLSNRSSLAPSVRKSSSVTWDEKIEIVKPMHQKLHGLRINEKKASNALPLRSDLIKLEKRSPARSDIGAVRILSDFVNISGSVFYDNESDELESEADSYVDALNTMESEIETDADCQAKQEVELSFAKFKNEGVLDTKAAPTSDSNARTSESSDVETDTASYTFPNKPIPRNISRFVDSEDLSCAHPPQIYITSVNDPSSSGSNIPNSEGPLVGKNVNQSVKSGESQAPAKDSDAPSVTFWTNGGLLGLQPSKPPDYRETSTEIKCRSGTKNDKYPLPSETFVPKSRSDGLDMLVKAPEHEEKNHKCGTGYAGSEDNMNLNGGIMKQNIDSSAHFKPFRNKLEDALSEKNPMSLAKIEKSGDSHNNNVVQGNGLSETSRLKAGLVKLQDHHIRLEGRNRVAYQTSPEKNLKKPTDCRSPMNSTCSSPPLEHMKISVHPMNVSETSFLKLKFPDGKHLRESSEDFMFPTFQLLPELSNSLQGIGDESDDDTFYRSSPDMSEEHMSQCSASNSDQWDSDEIHGAGNHDPKLYDSLRRISSDESISSFFEHEGKKANDDTYRKPDGVPNNLNRIQSMPDGPVLDCQSFDVGSQLLSEHEQKMDSHPKDDLDLDLVLLYNSIPTPMRPGELAPPLPPLPPLEWRLVKPPTQENEEASVSKVAGGLKCIQVSETTLIQKPKPNQSEKIPVEITAAPPYSQDSNGKGLNEREGLMQQIRSKSFTLRRTVPERSNLITGPTSNTKVAEMLQKANAIRQAFVGSDDGEDGSWSES; encoded by the exons ATGCCTTTGGTAAGATTTGAAGTAAAGAATGAGTATGGATTGGGTTCAGAAGAGATGtacagaagaagaggaggagtaaGTGATGAAGATCCTAAAGCTATACTTGAAGGTCTTACTGTGGCTGGTCTTGTTGGGATCCTAAGACAATTAGGTGATCTTGCTGA GTTTGCATCAGAGATTTTCCATGATTTGCAAGAGGAAGTGATGGTGACAGCTGCTAGAAGTCATAAAATGATAGCTCGTGTAAAAAACCTGGAAGCATCCATCCCACCAGTTGAGAAGGCTATTCTCGCCCAAAAGAGCCACATTCATTTTGCTTACATAGATG GTACTGAATGGCATCCCAAAATTCAAACTCGCAAAAATCAAATCGTCTATAGTTACTTGCCACGATTCATCATGGATACCTATGAGGAATGCCGCGATCCACCTGATTTTCACGTGCTTGATAA GTTTGATAAGGGTGGTCCTGGATCTTGTGTGAGGAGATATTCAGATCCATCATATTTTAAAAGAGCACTTGCTAACTCTGAAATGCTGTCTAGTGTGAAGGGTCAGAGGGAGAAGAAAGCTCAGAAAAGCAGG AAAAAAGGAGGGCGGGGTAGGAATGGAGTATCTTACAGTGTCTCGGCATCTGGCAG AATTCAGTCCGAATCTCCAACAAGTTATAGTGAAAGTTCTGCTGCTGAGACTATATCTACAGTCAATATGAGATCAAAGTCTGAATTGGGTAATCGATCCAAATATTTTGATCCAAGAATTATGGAAGTTCGATCTACATCTTTGAATATGGGAAACAAGCTGGGGTACCATGAGTATGTATTTGACGGAAGTTCATCCAATCAGCATGAAGATCAGGAGGACAGTGAACTATCTAGCCCCAGGTCAAACATGCAAACTGATGGTACTGGTTCTATCCTTGCCGAGGAACGAGAAAAGGCTGAATATTATGATGACCTTTCAAATAGGTCTTCCCTAGCTCCAAGTGTCCGAAAGTCATCTTCTGTAACTTGGgatgaaaagatagaaattgtgAAGCCTATGCATCAAAAGTTGCATGGATTACGTATAAATGAGAAGAAAGCTTCAAATGCACTGCCATTGAGGTCTGACCTAATTAAGTTGGAGAAAAGATCTCCTGCACGCAGTGACATTGGTGCAGTACGTATCTTATCTGATTTTGTTAACATATCAGGATCAGTTTTTTATGATAACGAGTCTGATGAGCTTGAAAGTGAGGCGGACAGTTATGTAGATGCACTTAACACTATGGAATCAGAAATTGAGACAGATGCCGATTGCCAAGCCAAACAGGAAGTAGAACTGTCCTTTGCCAAGTTCAAAAATGAAGGAGTACTGGACACCAAAGCAGCTCCAACCAGCGATTCGAATGCTCGGACATCGGAATCATCTGATGTTGAAACTGATACTGCATCCTATACTTTCCCGAATAAGCCAATACCACGGAATATTTCCAGATTTGTTGATTCAGAGGATTTGAGCTGTGCACATCCACCCCAAATCTACATCACTTCTGTCAATGATCCATCCTCTTCAGGCTCTAACATTCCAAATTCAGAAGGCCCATTAGTAGGTAAAAATGTTAACCAGTCCGTAAAGTCTGGCGAATCACAGGCACCTGCTAAAGATTCTGATGCACCGTCGGTAACATTTTGGACAAACGGAGGCCTCTTGGGGCTTCAGCCATCAAAACCTCCAGATTATCGCGAGACAAGCACTGAGATTAAGTGTAGGAGTGGTACTAAGAATGATAAATATCCTCTTCCAAGTGAAACCTTTGTCCCCAAGTCTCGTTCTGATGGGTTGGATATGCTAGTTAAGGCGCCTGAACATGAAGAGAAGAACCACAAATGTGGCACAGGTTATGCTGGTTCTGAGGATAATATGAACCTAAATGGTGGTATCATGAAACAGAATATTGATAGCTCTGCCCATTTTAAACCATTCCGTAATAAGCTTGAAGATGCTTTGTCGGAAAAGAACCCAATGTCACTAGCCAAGATTGAGAAATCTGGTGATTCACACAATAACAATGTGGTTCAGGGGAATGGGTTGTCAGAAACTAGTAGGCTGAAAGCTGGCCTTGTGAAGTTGCAGGATCATCACATTAGGCTAGAAGGCCGAAACAGAGTTGCATATCAAACCTCTCCCGAGAAGAATCTTAAGAAACCGACTGACTGCAGATCTCCGATGAACTCGACCTGTTCTTCACCACCACTAGAACACATGAAGATCTCTGTTCACCCCATGAATGTATCAGAAACTTCTTTTCTGAAGCTAAAATTTCCTGATGGGAAACATCTTCGTGAAAGCAGTGAGGATTTTATGTTTCCTACTTTCCAGTTACTTCCGGAGCTTTCTAATTCTCTACAGGGTATTGGTGATGAATCTGATGATGACACATTCTATAGATCATCTCCGGACATGTCTGAGGAACATATGAGCCAGTGCTCAGCTTCAAACTCTGACCAGTGGGATTCTGATGAAATACATGGAGCTGGTAATCATGACCCTAAGTTATATGATTCTTTACGTAGAATTTCATCAGATGAATCCATATCTAGCTTTTTTGAACATGAGGGGAAAAAAGCTAATGACGACACCTATCGAAAACCTGATGGAGTTCCCAACAATTTGAACAGAATTCAATCAATGCCAGATGGTCCTGTACTTGATTGTCAAAGTTTTGATGTTGGGAGCCAGTTATTAAGTGAGCATGAACAGAAGATGGACTCTCATCCGAAAGACGACCTGGATTTAGATTTGGTCTTGCTGTATAATAGCATACCAACTCCAATGCGTCCTGGTGAACTCGCCCCACCACTACCTCCACTTCCTCCATTGGAATGGAGATTAGTGAAACCCCCTACTCAAGAAAATGAAGAAGCTTCTGTATCTAAAGTTGCCGGTGGTTTAAAATGTATACAAGTTTCAGAAACTACTCTTATCCAGAAACCTAAGCCAAATCAGTCCGAAAAAATTCCGGTTGAGATCACTGCAGCTCCACCATACAGCCAG GATTCAAATGGCAAGGGTCTGAATGAAAGGGAGGGTTTAATGCAACAAATCAGAAGCAAG TCTTTCACCCTCAGGCGCACAGTACCAGAGAGGTCAAACCTCATCACAGGTCCCACTTCCAACACCAAAGTTGCTGAAATGCTACAGAAGGCAAATGCAATCCGCCAG GCATTCGTGGGTAGTGATGACGGAGAAGATGGAAGCTGGAGTGAAAGTTGA